A region from the Triticum urartu cultivar G1812 chromosome 1, Tu2.1, whole genome shotgun sequence genome encodes:
- the LOC125533082 gene encoding uncharacterized protein LOC125533082 codes for MGNSGSTAPAPLGKTHVPDLEWKVHDFSALLETKAASALSTPFHCFGYKWCLQVTPKHKQDDKGNPCVALSLMILQGCLEPGHTVHAKFKLSIFNHSKGMYCGYKASYNFDVKDAYSNKKCLIPLQELLKSSAFLVDDTCVFGVEILKVDVSSPKRKSVVVQKKATTVENLFVQKKGFIKGTYTWTMNNFLELDSQQSVRSPTFEVGGHKWNIGMYPRGDKRCPDCLTLALYLDSSDELFLESRKVVKITLSILDQKSGEYFTRTTGLLACIHPDGWGWYNFLPLKELHDMSRGYLMESKCVLKADITIFGSSNDG; via the exons ATGGGCAACTCCGGCAGCACAG CTCCCGCACCGCTAGGGAAGACCCATGTTCCAGATTTAGAATGGAAGGTTCATGACTTCTCAGCTCTACTTGAGACGAAAGCTGCCTCGGCGCTGTCTACTCCTTTTCACTGCTTTGGGTACAAGTG GTGCCTGCAAGTGACTCCAAAGCACAAACAAGATGATAAAGGGAATCCATGTGTTGCTCTTTCTCTTATGATACTCCAGGGGTGTTTGGAGCCAGGTCACACGGTGCATGCAAAGTTTAAGTTGTCAATATTCAACCATTCAAAAGGAATGTATTGTGGATACAAAG CTAGCTACAACTTCGATGTCAAGGATGCCTACTCGAACAAGAAATGCTTGATTCCTCTTCAGGAGCTACTAAAATCATCTGCTTTTCTAGTTGATGATACTTGTGTCTTCGGTGTGGAAATATTAAAAGTTGATGTCTCTTCTCCTAAAAGGAAGTCCGTTGTGGTTCAGAAGAAGGCTACCACAGTTGAGAACCTCTTTGTCCAGAAGAAGGGATTCATCAAAGGGACATACACTTGGACCATGAACAATTTCCTAGAATTGGACTCTCAGCAATCTGTCCGTTCTCCGACATTTGAAGTTGGTGGGCATAAATG GAACATCGGCATGTATCCGCGTGGTGACAAGCGCTGCCCTGATTGCCTCACCTTGGCTTTGTACCTGGACTCCTCGGATGAGCTCTTTCTTGAGTCCAGAAAGGTGGTTAAAATAACTCTGTCCATCCTGGACCAAAAGAGTGGGGAATACTTCACTAGAACTACAG GTCTCTTGGCATGTATACACCCAGATGGTTGGGGATGGTACAACTTCTTGCCACTCAAGGAACTCCACGATATGTCCAGAGGCTATCTTATGGAATCGAAGTGCGTCCTCAAGGCAGATATCACTATCTTTGGATCATCCAATGACGGCTAG